In Candidatus Dependentiae bacterium, a single genomic region encodes these proteins:
- a CDS encoding type II/IV secretion system protein has translation MSYAKYVNDIIELVNTLLVCAVHQQVSDIHLEPTEHDLRVRFRLDGLLYDQESISQSVAQQVCARIEVLGGIDGSQKRIPHDGTFSIMYGHRLIDFRVSTFPSLHGPKIVIRILDRESNNIALDQLGMNRTIFKKFNNLIKKSSGFFLVSGPTGSGKTTTLYAALSELNSPEKHIITLEDPVEYNMPGITQGHIYPPAGFTFEKGMRALLRHDPDIVMVGEIRDKQTAHIAIEAALTGHLVFSTVHTNDAVHVVMRLIDMGIEPFLINASLTGVLAQRLVRKVCQQCREHYEPGVEEKRLLKKLSNFSDIHKLYRGIGCDSCHKTGYKGRTGIYELLEVSPKFRSLVSAHASIDEFYKQALSDGMHILLYDGLEKLQCGEITLAELMRVIL, from the coding sequence ATGTCATATGCAAAATACGTAAACGATATAATAGAACTTGTTAATACGTTGCTCGTGTGTGCCGTGCATCAACAAGTTTCGGATATTCATCTTGAGCCAACAGAACATGACTTACGAGTACGATTTCGTCTTGATGGTCTTTTATATGATCAAGAAAGCATCTCTCAATCGGTAGCACAACAGGTGTGTGCACGAATAGAAGTACTTGGTGGTATTGATGGTTCGCAAAAGCGTATTCCACATGATGGTACATTCAGTATTATGTATGGACATCGCCTAATTGATTTCCGGGTTTCTACATTTCCCTCGCTTCATGGTCCAAAAATTGTTATTCGCATTTTAGATCGAGAGAGTAATAATATTGCGTTAGATCAATTGGGAATGAACAGAACAATTTTTAAAAAATTTAATAATTTAATTAAGAAATCATCAGGATTTTTTTTAGTCTCTGGGCCAACCGGTTCTGGTAAAACAACTACACTGTACGCAGCTCTTTCTGAACTTAACTCACCGGAAAAACATATTATTACATTAGAAGATCCTGTTGAGTATAATATGCCAGGTATTACGCAAGGGCATATTTATCCACCAGCGGGTTTTACTTTTGAAAAGGGTATGCGAGCATTATTGCGGCACGATCCTGATATTGTGATGGTGGGAGAAATTCGCGATAAACAAACAGCACATATTGCTATCGAAGCGGCGCTGACTGGTCATTTAGTTTTCAGTACTGTGCATACTAATGATGCAGTACATGTTGTTATGCGATTGATTGATATGGGTATTGAACCATTTTTAATTAATGCATCGTTAACTGGAGTGCTTGCACAACGACTTGTCAGAAAAGTTTGCCAGCAGTGTAGAGAGCATTATGAGCCGGGAGTCGAAGAAAAACGTCTTTTGAAAAAGTTAAGTAACTTTTCTGATATACACAAATTATACCGTGGTATCGGCTGTGATAGTTGCCATAAAACAGGATATAAAGGAAGAACTGGTATATATGAGTTGCTTGAAGTTTCTCCTAAGTTTCGTTCTCTTGTAAGTGCTCATGCATCTATTGATGAGTTTTATAAACAAGCATTGTCTGATGGTATGCATATATTGCTCTATGATGGCCTTGAAAAGTTACAGTGTGGAGAAATTACGTTAGCAGAGCTTATGCGAGTTATTTTGTAG
- a CDS encoding HU family DNA-binding protein: MNKAKLVEQMAKISRMPKSTCKDALEAFIVAIGTALRQNKNVVLTGFGTFKVMQRKSRIGVNPATGKKMTIPAKKVPKFSAGKALKELVVG; the protein is encoded by the coding sequence ATGAATAAAGCAAAATTAGTTGAGCAAATGGCAAAGATTTCAAGAATGCCTAAGTCTACATGCAAAGATGCATTAGAAGCGTTTATTGTGGCTATCGGTACAGCTCTCAGACAAAACAAAAATGTTGTTTTGACTGGTTTTGGTACTTTTAAAGTAATGCAACGAAAGAGCAGGATAGGTGTGAATCCTGCTACTGGTAAGAAAATGACCATTCCTGCAAAAAAAGTTCCGAAATTTAGTGCTGGCAAAGCATTAAAGGAATTGGTGGTGGGTTAA